GATAAACACTGTAACTCCATAGTACCCATTAAGCTTTTCTCTATAAAAGATCTGATTTATTAGAAAAGAACAAGATCAGTATCTCAAAAAATAACGGGTTTATGTCACAATCACGAGTTTCTATTTTGTTCAAAATCAGATTATATATAAATGAGATCACGACCTTCATTTCTTCAATGAAGGAGGGAAAGCCTCCAATAGACATAAATGTCATGAAGCCTGTTATAAATCCACCACAGGCTACCCTAGCCAAGATTGCAGTATAGCCATATCCAACATCATAGTAGATGGTACCAACACAAATAGAAACAATTATGTAGATTGCTATCCTTGCCCAGTAATATCCCACATCTCTGGACATGTTCAGAAACGATCTTCTGGTCAATGTTGAAAGTTGCTTCCACCTATTTGCCTGACTCTCACTTTCTGTTTCAATTTCAAGCCCTTCCTGCATGATGTTTCAAGCCAGTGTTATGGTTTTTCGTAAGGACTGTAGCTTAACATGTTCTCTCACCAACAATGTTATAGAATTTTGTTTCTCTTAGAGTGTATCATTTAATATGGTCAAATTCAGTATTACTTGTCATGCTGCAGGAAGCCAACAAACCTGAAACTTGTTGGAAGAGAAACTTATGTTTCTCAGAACTTTTACTATTGCAAAACAGTGCAGGCTAAAGAACATCTAACATTTTTGGGTGTCAAAAGCAAGCATGAAAGATGACAGAGAACAGCAGTATTATAAAATAGCGTCCATCCAGGAAGCATTTAAATATcagaaaatttttagattttgctTACAACGGCTGATATTTCTTTGATCCTATCTTTTGCCATTCTTGCGTAGTTTGAGCGCCTATACTTCTCAACTAGCCTTGCTTTGATCTCTGCTGTTGCCATATTCATCAAAGGATCCGATGTTGTTGGGACATCCTATAATTAAGACAGACAGGTTATATTTACAAAAGTGGTACATGGTAAAACAAACAAAAGTGATTTAAAGGCTTAGGTGGCGAACCAAAGCATCCATAGGCTTGGACATGTGCGAGTGCGAGTGAGAGCACAATAGTGGTAGCCTCCCAATCTAAATTGAATTTGGTAAATTGAAACTAGCGAAAAGAGTTGCTAATCAAATATCAACTAAAAAACTTTGCTTGGAACTGATACATACACGAGTTCTTTGAGATCCCTTCAGTGTTGTTGTTACAGCATCAAAGTCTGAATTTATACAACGTAGGAAGTGATCAGATGGATTTCTTTTCCTTGGACATGGAAAACCAGCTTCAGCAAAGAACTGTAAAAATCAACACTAGAATTAGATATTGCAAATTTGCAATGAATGAGGGTTTGCCTTTAAACATGAACTGTATCATACCTCTACTGCCATCTTTGTTTCTCCAAAGTAAACAGTTTCACCTCCAGATAGTAAAAACAGATCATCAAAGAGTGCAAAAACTTCACTGCTTGGCTGGTGAATTGAAGAGATAACTGTCCTTCCATCGCGAGCTATATTTCTAAGAGTTTGAATGACAAAGAAAGCTGATGCACTGTCAAGGCCACTTGTAGGTTCATCAAGAAACAATAGACGTGGCCTTGTGAGGATTTCTAGGGCAATACTtagtctcttcttttcaccaccaCTAATGCCTCTTAAATGCCAGTTTCCAATCAGCCTATCAGCACAGTCTTGGAGACCCATTTCCATGATTGTTCCTTCTACAACATCAGAAATCTCTTCTTTGGTCATGGTAGTTGGAAACCTCAAATTTGCTGAATAAGTAATGGTTTCTCTTACTGTAAGAGTTCCTAATAATACGTCCTCTTGTGTCACATAAGCCTGAAATTCAACAGAAGAAAAATATGTGATAAATACGTTCAGTTGAGCTCAAGTCACACTTCTGATATCAGTAAGAGACCTTGATTTCATTGTTATTGGATTCATTTTGCTGAAAGGTTTTCACCATATTCTCATACTTACATTTAGATTTTTTTGGgcacaaaatttttaatgaacaaGAACTCAATGATTCCAATATTTCATTTAAAGTAGTGGGAAACCAGAAGTTGACAGATGCATAGGAACATAAATATAGCTCAATCATCCATCAGCatttgaattttaatttcatgtGCATGACTCGTATGAAAACGATAGAGCTATAAGAGAACTGATAAATTTTCTACAATCTTTTCAGCTTGCAACCAATAAAATTTCACATTTGAATAAATTCTGAATCAGttaaaattgcattttctttAGATGGTACTTACGACGCCAGACCCCAACCTCCTCTTCTTCCCATTAAAAAGAACATTTCCAGTCATTATCACATTTCTTGAGAGTCTACCTGTAGAAAAATGAAGAATGCAATTAGTGAAAAATGTATGCCAGGCAACATTCATAGAACTAGCAACGTCAGAAAAGAAAAGCATAGTCTTGAAACCCAACACGTAGGAATTACAACCAAAATAATACCATCTTACTCTAAAATATCACTGGCTAATAAATCTAAGTAAAAGAACTGGATAATTACATCTCAAGAACCAGAAATCTTGGCACTGCCATTAGCAATTACAGTTTTTTTTCCCCCTTCCCTGAAGACCAATTGATGCATAATGCCAATCCAACTTCGTGAAAGCAACAACGTTTgacaaaaataaattgaaaagtcAGCCAGAACTGTCTAAATTTAGAGGTGCAAAATTTTGTTGAAAAGTCAAGCTTAGCTTGGTCCCATAGTTAAAGGCATATAACTTAGCTGACAAATCCAAGTTTAAGTCTCTACTACCTCAATCCCCTGCTAAAAAAAACATATGGTATGCCCTTGTAAACTTGAGAATTATAAACTGAAAGGGAAGGGAAAATGGGATTGAAACTATACTTCCAAG
This genomic stretch from Hevea brasiliensis isolate MT/VB/25A 57/8 unplaced genomic scaffold, ASM3005281v1 Scaf8, whole genome shotgun sequence harbors:
- the LOC110666674 gene encoding ABC transporter G family member 15, with protein sequence MEIEVESSSNSNNGGGAGDTSSYSTCQSNAVSSVGGEERGTYVVWENLTVVLPNFGHGPTKRLLQGLSGCAEPGRIMAIMGPSGSGKSTLLDSLAGRLSRNVIMTGNVLFNGKKRRLGSGVAYVTQEDVLLGTLTVRETITYSANLRFPTTMTKEEISDVVEGTIMEMGLQDCADRLIGNWHLRGISGGEKKRLSIALEILTRPRLLFLDEPTSGLDSASAFFVIQTLRNIARDGRTVISSIHQPSSEVFALFDDLFLLSGGETVYFGETKMAVEFFAEAGFPCPRKRNPSDHFLRCINSDFDAVTTTLKGSQRTRIGRLPLLCSHSHSHMSKPMDALDVPTTSDPLMNMATAEIKARLVEKYRRSNYARMAKDRIKEISAVEGLEIETESESQANRWKQLSTLTRRSFLNMSRDVGYYWARIAIYIIVSICVGTIYYDVGYGYTAILARVACGGFITGFMTFMSIGGFPSFIEEMKIFYREKLNGYYGVTVF